The Pasteurella multocida genome contains a region encoding:
- a CDS encoding ABC transporter ATP-binding protein, whose protein sequence is MLDKIFTWFENRVNPYPPEAPKTAPKTLIRFIWANLEGMRGWIFLLAFLTIGIGIVEGVLFRFMGILVDWLTEYTPLTLWQEKGPLLLAMAGLLLFSIVWAFIASAVRLQTLQGVFPMRLRWNFHRLMLGQSLSFYQDEFAGRVSAKVMQTALAVRDTVLTLADMVVYVSVYFITSGVVLASLDGWLLLPFVLWLITFGTILRILIPKLAKTAERQADARSLMTGRITDAYANITTVKLFSHGTREAAYAKRSMEEFMLTVHAQMRLGTGLDILTYAANIALTLGTAILGIFLWQQGSIGVGAIATAVAMALRVNGLSHWIMWESARLFENIGTVNDGMQTLSKPHTIVDKQDAKPIQIQQGEIRFHNVHFAYSPDKPLLTDFNLTIKPGEKVGLIGRSGAGKSTIVNLLLRFYEAQQGTITIDGQNVCDVSQESLRSQIGLVTQDTSLLHRSVRENIVYGRPHATEEEMYCAAQRAEAADFIPQLSDAKGRTGYDAHVGERGVKLSGGQRQRIAIARVMLKDAPILLLDEATSALDSEVEAAIQESLDKMMENKTVIAIAHRLSTIAAMDRLVVLDKGQIVEQGTHHELLAQNGLYAKLWTHQSGGFLTDTDH, encoded by the coding sequence ATGTTAGATAAGATTTTTACATGGTTTGAAAATCGGGTGAATCCTTATCCACCTGAGGCCCCCAAAACGGCACCCAAAACGCTGATCCGCTTTATTTGGGCAAATTTGGAGGGCATGCGCGGTTGGATCTTTTTATTAGCGTTCCTCACGATTGGTATCGGCATTGTGGAAGGGGTACTCTTTCGTTTTATGGGTATTCTGGTTGACTGGTTAACCGAATATACCCCGCTCACACTGTGGCAAGAAAAAGGACCATTACTATTGGCGATGGCAGGCTTGCTGCTGTTTAGTATTGTATGGGCATTCATCGCCTCCGCAGTCCGCTTACAAACCCTGCAAGGGGTCTTTCCAATGCGCTTACGTTGGAATTTCCATCGCTTGATGCTCGGTCAAAGTTTATCGTTCTATCAAGACGAATTTGCTGGCAGAGTGTCTGCTAAAGTGATGCAAACGGCACTGGCGGTACGTGATACGGTACTCACATTAGCGGATATGGTGGTGTATGTGTCGGTGTATTTTATTACCTCTGGTGTGGTGTTAGCCAGCCTAGACGGCTGGTTACTGTTACCCTTTGTACTTTGGTTAATCACTTTCGGCACGATTTTACGTATTCTTATCCCGAAACTGGCAAAAACCGCAGAGCGCCAAGCTGATGCACGTTCCCTGATGACTGGACGTATCACGGATGCCTACGCAAACATTACGACAGTAAAACTTTTCTCTCATGGCACACGAGAAGCTGCGTATGCGAAACGTTCAATGGAAGAATTTATGCTTACCGTACACGCACAAATGCGTTTAGGCACAGGTTTAGATATTCTGACCTACGCTGCCAATATCGCCTTGACATTGGGGACCGCAATATTAGGCATTTTTCTCTGGCAACAAGGAAGTATTGGCGTCGGTGCGATAGCCACGGCTGTAGCCATGGCGTTACGCGTCAATGGTCTATCCCATTGGATTATGTGGGAGTCTGCACGTTTATTTGAAAATATCGGTACGGTCAATGACGGTATGCAAACCCTCAGCAAACCCCATACGATCGTGGATAAACAAGACGCGAAACCCATTCAAATTCAGCAAGGAGAAATTCGCTTTCACAACGTACATTTTGCCTATTCGCCTGATAAACCGTTGCTCACAGACTTTAATTTAACCATTAAACCGGGTGAAAAAGTCGGACTCATTGGGCGTTCCGGCGCGGGAAAATCGACTATTGTCAATTTATTACTGCGTTTTTATGAAGCACAACAAGGGACAATTACTATTGATGGACAAAATGTATGTGATGTCTCGCAAGAAAGTTTACGTAGTCAAATCGGCTTAGTCACTCAAGATACCTCACTCCTACATCGCTCCGTGCGAGAGAACATTGTTTATGGTCGCCCTCATGCGACGGAAGAAGAAATGTACTGTGCAGCACAACGTGCTGAAGCAGCGGATTTTATTCCGCAACTTAGTGATGCCAAAGGTCGTACGGGCTATGATGCCCATGTGGGTGAACGAGGAGTCAAACTTTCAGGTGGACAACGCCAACGCATTGCGATCGCCCGCGTGATGTTAAAAGACGCCCCGATTTTATTACTTGATGAAGCCACCAGCGCTCTCGATTCTGAAGTCGAAGCCGCCATTCAAGAAAGTCTCGATAAAATGATGGAAAATAAAACCGTCATTGCCATTGCTCATCGCTTATCAACAATTGCTGCCATGGATCGCTTAGTAGTATTAGATAAAGGGCAAATTGTCGAACAAGGGACACACCATGAATTGCTTGCCCAAAATGGTTTATATGCCAAACTGTGGACCCATCAAAGCGGTGGTTTTTTGACAGATACAGATCACTAA
- a CDS encoding glycosyltransferase family 9 protein has translation MPLFSTPPHSLCILRLSAIGDVCHALAAVQQIQRHWPDTKITWIVGKTEAQLLAGIPDIELISYDKKTGWKGIFALWKQLKSRHFDALLNMQTALRASMISLGINATYKVGFGKKRAREGQGLFTNRKIHEPQSPHVLDGFMAFVAYLGVPITAPQWQLAISDADRNAVAQYVDKTRKNLLISPCSSKTEKDWLVERYADIANIAHQHNIHVIFCASPAKREKEMVQKILAQCKFTPTDLSGKTNLKQLTALIGMVDVVLSPDSGPAHLATTQGTDVIGLYAYHNPLRTGPYNNLANVVSVYEQNVQKEFGKPSNQLPWATKLKGKNLMAEIEVADVVAQMKALNLF, from the coding sequence ATACCGCTGTTTAGCACGCCCCCCCACTCACTTTGTATTTTACGTTTATCGGCTATTGGTGATGTTTGTCACGCATTGGCTGCGGTACAACAAATTCAACGCCATTGGCCAGATACAAAAATCACGTGGATCGTCGGCAAAACAGAGGCGCAGTTACTGGCTGGTATTCCTGATATTGAATTAATCAGTTACGATAAAAAAACTGGCTGGAAAGGCATCTTTGCCCTGTGGAAACAATTAAAATCACGTCATTTTGATGCGTTATTAAATATGCAAACGGCCTTACGCGCTTCCATGATTTCACTCGGGATCAATGCCACTTATAAAGTGGGTTTTGGCAAAAAACGAGCAAGAGAAGGACAAGGGTTGTTTACCAATCGGAAAATTCACGAGCCACAAAGTCCGCATGTGCTTGATGGTTTTATGGCATTTGTAGCCTATCTCGGCGTTCCTATCACTGCACCACAATGGCAACTTGCTATTAGCGATGCAGACCGCAATGCTGTCGCCCAATATGTGGATAAAACACGAAAAAATTTATTGATTTCACCTTGTTCCAGTAAAACTGAAAAAGATTGGTTGGTTGAACGTTATGCCGACATTGCCAATATCGCACATCAACACAACATTCATGTTATTTTTTGTGCTTCACCAGCAAAACGTGAAAAAGAAATGGTACAAAAAATCCTCGCCCAATGTAAGTTTACACCTACTGATTTATCTGGCAAAACTAACCTCAAACAACTTACTGCATTGATCGGTATGGTCGATGTCGTGCTTTCCCCCGACTCGGGACCTGCACATCTCGCCACCACGCAAGGTACCGATGTCATTGGTTTATATGCGTATCACAATCCCTTGCGTACAGGTCCTTACAACAATCTAGCCAACGTCGTGTCGGTCTATGAACAAAATGTACAAAAAGAGTTCGGTAAGCCGTCTAATCAATTACCTTGGGCAACTAAGTTAAAAGGGAAAAATCTGATGGCAGAAATTGAGGTTGCGGACGTTGTTGCCCAAATGAAAGCACTCAATCTGTTTTAA
- a CDS encoding 3-deoxy-D-manno-octulosonic acid kinase: MLEFKHKNTFFLFNFKQPKAQQACFFRSSFWKKQARILGSAQGRGVTWFLQTKDLFGVNAALKHYYRGGLWGKINRDYYRFSTLSNARSFAEFSLLKQLHEAGLAVPKPLGACVEKVAFGFYRADLLTEKIEHAQDLTVYLQQDKLTEQDWHKVGQLIHQLHSLQVCHTDLNAHNILVQQRDDGRKFWLIDFDKCAHQLGERWKSENLNRLHRSFMKEVTRMKIQFSEQDWQALLAGYQA, translated from the coding sequence ATGCTTGAATTTAAACACAAAAATACGTTTTTCTTGTTTAACTTTAAACAACCTAAAGCACAGCAGGCGTGCTTTTTTCGATCTTCATTTTGGAAAAAACAAGCGCGTATTCTTGGTTCCGCACAGGGACGAGGCGTAACGTGGTTTTTACAAACAAAAGATTTGTTTGGTGTCAACGCAGCATTAAAACATTATTACCGTGGTGGGTTATGGGGCAAAATTAATCGAGATTATTATCGTTTCTCAACCTTATCTAATGCGCGTAGTTTTGCGGAGTTTTCGTTGTTAAAACAACTTCATGAAGCAGGGCTCGCTGTTCCAAAGCCCCTTGGCGCTTGTGTGGAAAAAGTCGCATTTGGTTTTTATCGTGCTGATTTGTTAACAGAAAAAATTGAGCATGCACAAGATCTCACTGTCTATTTACAACAAGATAAGCTGACGGAACAAGATTGGCACAAAGTCGGACAACTCATTCATCAATTACACAGTTTGCAAGTGTGCCATACCGACTTAAATGCGCACAATATTTTGGTACAACAACGAGACGATGGGCGTAAATTCTGGTTAATTGATTTTGATAAATGTGCACATCAGCTTGGTGAACGTTGGAAAAGTGAAAATTTAAACAGATTACACCGCTCTTTTATGAAAGAAGTGACGCGGATGAAAATTCAATTCAGTGAACAAGACTGGCAAGCTTTGTTAGCGGGATATCAAGCATAA